A genomic region of Anopheles stephensi strain Indian chromosome Y unlocalized genomic scaffold, UCI_ANSTEP_V1.0 chrY9, whole genome shotgun sequence contains the following coding sequences:
- the LOC118515225 gene encoding uncharacterized protein LOC118515225 — translation MTKADKLKAKQAKRRSLIESMRRSLQFAVDYTPELQDQVPDRLARLVKCWECFQSIHEECEELDESENATRSNDDILAQTEDLFFETKAALSKLVKKEKEEQPRSKLVSVKLPTISLPVFSGEVTQWLLFHDTFVSLVHNCDDIAPIQKFHYLRASLKGEAAGIVHPIPISSENYTVAWKALLDRYGNKPYLRKMHTRELFGLPSMINSGAQELRQLVSKFQLHIDILKQLGETVSDDSSIIMEILASKLDKASLKAWEEHYAQEEALLTYPSMTAFLLKRAQASESLALQVGNRVSSSNAKVPNQKTSKRLSVNAASMKGNNVVPCVLCSKDHYLWQCQAFLDLKPKDRQSAVNGKELCGNCLQKGHFAKSCRSRYTCQQCKKKHHTLLHFVEDAKQPCEKGSSDSSIMAAAHVNSVDRVSKNVLLSTVLLEVNDAYGQRHLVRALLDNGSQPNAISESLCQQLHLPRKKVNILIVGVDGIESSANHEVRAKVQSRVTNYSAEMDFLVLRKVACDTPSHEVPVQKWNIPASYPLADPHFCTPGRIDMIIGAGYFYSLLCDGRYSLPNKGVLVESVFGWIMTGDIPAISSDAVRCNVVAVRPTIEEQLERFWKIEELQVSEYSFDEKECERHFQQTVSRDGSGRYIVQMPKQPNFKEIIVKELQSAKTILFHMVQREVFSDDIRAITKGKCLSNKELIHSIVESIPRFLWIITRAKHALHELYVLLQRDSEKISDYMAKDSIQWHMIPPRAPNFGGLWEAAVKVAKTHLYQLVQRYAQGFWHRWRNEYVKSLNGHRNVKRSIQELN, via the exons ATGACCAAGGCGGACAAGCTTAAGGCCAAGCAGGCCAAAAGGCGATCGCTGATTGAGTCTATGCGACGCTCACTGCAGTTCGCAGTGGATTACACCCCCGAGCTACAAGATCAAGTGCCTGATCGTCTTGCAAGATTGGTGAAGTGTTGGGAATGTTTCCAATCGATCCATGAAGAGTGTGAAGAGCTAGATGAATCGGAAAACGCTACCAGAAGCAACGATGATATCCTAGCGCAAACGGAAGATCTATTTTTCGAAACCAAGGCTGCGTTATCAAAGCTAGtgaaaaaggagaaagaagagCAACCACGCTCAAAGCTCGTAAGCGTGAAACTACCCACTATATCGTTGCCGGTTTTTAGTGGCGAGGTAACGCAATGGTTGTTATTTCATGAcacttttgtttctcttgtGCACAACTGTGACGATATCGCACCTatacaaaagtttcattaccTGCGCGCGTCATTGAAAGGGGAAGCGGCAGGAATAGTGCACCCAATTCCCATTTCTTCGGAAAATTATACTGTGGCATGGAAAGCTTTGCTTGACCGATATGGTAACAAGCCGTATCTACGTAAAATGCACACGCGTGAATTATTTGGGTTGCCTTCCATGATCAATAGTGGTGCGCAAGAGCTTCGACAATTAGTGAGCAAATTCCAGCTGCATATTGACATTCTAAAACAGCTAGGAGAAACCGTTTCGGATGATAGTAGCATTATCATGGAAATTTTGGCCAGCAAGCTCGACAAGGCATCGTTGAAGGCTTGGGAAGAACACTACGCTCAGGAGGAAGCTTTGTTAACCTATCCTAGCATGACAGCATTTCTGCTTAAAAGAGCGCAAGCGAGTGAGTCTCTAGCGTTGCAGGTAGGAAATCGTGTTAGCTCTTCCAACGCAAAGGTACCAAACCAGAAAACATCTAAAAGGCTTAGTGTCAATGCTGCAAGCATGAAAGGGAACAATGTGGTTCCTTGTGTTTTGTGCTCTAAAGACCATTATTTATGGCAATGCCAAGCATTTCTGGATCTTAAGCCTAAGGATCGACAGAGTGCTGTTAATGGCAAAGAACTTTGTGGCAATTGCCTACAAAAGGGGCATTTTGCAAAATCATGCCGATCAAGATATACGTGCCAGCAATGCAAAAAGAAGCATCACACATTGCTACATTTCGTGGAAGATGCTAAACAGCCCTGTGAAAAAGGTTCGTCTGATTCGAGCATTATGGCAGCTGCGCATGTAAATAGTGTTGATCGTGTATCCAAAAACGTGTTGCTTTCAACTGTGTTGTTGGAAGTAAATGATGCATATGGACAAAGGCATCTCGTGCGTGCGCTGTTGGACAATGGTTCGCAACCTAACGCCATTAGTGAGTCGCTGTGTCAACAATTGCATTTGCCGCGGAAAAAAGTGAACATTTTGATCGTTGGTGTCGACGGAATAGAATCCAGTGCCAATCATGAAGTTCGTGCAAAGGTACAGTCGCGCGTTACCAACTATTCGGCGGAAATGGACTTCTTAGTGTTGCGAAAAGTGGCGTGTGATACTCCATCCCACGAAGTCCCAGTGCAAAAGTGGAATATACCTGCATCATATCCTCTCGCAGACCCGCATTTCTGCACGCCCGGTCGTATCGATATGATTATTGGAGCAGGGTATTTCTACTCACTATTGTGTGACGGTAGATATAGTCTACCAAACAAAGGCGTGCTGGTCGAAAGTGTTTTCGGCTGGATTATGACCGGTGACATTCCTGCTATATCGAGTGATGCGGTTCGGTGCAATGTGGTAGCCGTCCGTCCTACGATCGAAGAACAATTGGAGCGATTCTGGAAGATCGAGGAACTCCAGGTGAGCGAATACTCTTTTGATGAAAAGGAGTGTGAAAGGCATTTTCAACAAACCGTTTCGCGTGATGGAAGCGGCCGTTATATTGTTCAAATGCCCAAGCAGCCCAACTTCAAGGAAATAATAG TGAAAGAGTTACAGTCGGCTAAAACGATCCTGTTCCATATGGTGCAAAGAGAAGTGTTTTCAGACGATATTCGCGCTATCACAAAGGGAAAGTGTCTATCTAACAAAGAGCTCATCCATTCGATTgttgaatccattcctcgattCTTGTGGATTATTACGC GTGCCAAACATGCCTTGCACGAACTATACGTTCTTCTTCAGCGTGACAGTGAAAAAATCAGTGACTATATGGCCAAAGACAGTATCCAGTGGCATATGATTCCACCTCGCGCTCCCAACTTCGGCGGCTTATGGGAAGCTGCAGTAAAGGTGGCAAAAACTCACTTA TATCAGCTTGTTCAGAGATATGCCCAGGGTTTCTGGCACCGTTGGCGCAACGAGTATGTGAAGTCGTTAAACGGTCATCGCAACGTCAAACGGAGCATTCAGGAGCTGAAT